The sequence CAGCGCGCCACCCGCACCACGTGCGCCGCAGCCCGCTCGGCGCCGCCTGCATAGAGGGTGCGGCTGTTGAGCTGAAAGACCACCGTGCGCGCAGCCCCCTTTGCCCCGGCCACGGCCGCGAGCGGAAAGAACGCATAGACGCGGCGATAGCGGTAGGCCGGGCCCGTGGAAGGCGCCTGCAGGTTGGGCGTGCTGTAGAGGCAGCCGTAGGGCGAGCCGGCGAGTGCGGGAGGCGCTTCAGGCAGGGCGGCCTGCCGTGCGCGCAGCGAGGAAGTCCCCGGCAGCGGCAACAGATCGGCGCCCGGTGGCATGGGCACAAACGTCACGGCGGTGTCGGCGGTTAGCCCCAGGCCGCCCGCGCGTGTGGGTACGTCCGAGGGGGAGTGCGCGGTAGGTGGCTCGACGAGCGACGGGTCGCAGCTTACGAGCAGCCCGGCTCCAATAAGCAAAAGCAGACACACGGCCGCCGGCCGGATCGGGCGCTCTATAAGAAACGAAATAATGTGGGGCATAGGATGGCAAAAGCACAGACGCGGCCGGTGTACATCAAGCCCACAGCATACCCCCCCGAATATTAATGTCAAGTATTCCGAAAAGATTTAAGAAAGAGGCCGCCTCAGCGTCTTAATCTGCCGCTTGGTGTGTGCCGCTTGGTGTGTGCCGCTTGTTGCCTTGTGCATGCTTGGCATGCGCCGCTTGCTCTGGGAGGAGCGAGCGGGCCGAGTTGGCGACAACGCCCAGACTGCTCGCGGCCATCGCGAGGGCGGCGACCAGCGGGTTGAGCACCCCCAGCGCTGCGGTTGGAATGGCGACGGCGTTGTATAGAAAGGCCCACACCAGATTCTGCCGAATCCGCCGCTGCGTGGCCCGCGCCAGAGCAAACACCTGCGGCACGCGTCCGAGGCCGCCCTGCATGATTACAACGTCGGCAGCATCGGCGGCCAGCGCGGTGGGGCCCACGGCAATGCCCACATCGGCGGCCGCGAGGGCCGGGGCGTCGTTGCTGCCGTCGCCCACCATGGCCACCGGACCGTCCTCCTGCAGGCGCTTCACCACCGCCGATTTCGTCTCGGGGCGCACATCGGCCACCACCTCGTCGACGAGATCCCGATCGCGCAGCGGCCGGGCCGCGGCCATCCGGTCGCCGGTAAGCACGACCGTGCGTACATTCATCTGCCGCAGCGCCTTGAGCACCGCGGGCGTATCGGCGCGCAGGGCATCGCCCACCACAAACAGTCCGCGCACGGCCGCATCCCAGCCCACGGCCACGGGCACCTGCCCCCGCTGCTGTGCCGCACGAGCGCGCGCCCGGTGCCGGTCGGAAAGGGTCCAGCCGTCCTGCGCGAGCCAGTCGGGATGCCCCACCCGCACCCGCAGGCCGTCTACGTACCCCTCCACGCCGCGCGGGAAGCTTTCCACCTGGGAAGCGGGTGCCACGTCGCCACCCACCGATGCGACGAGGGCGCGGGCGATGGGATGTGCCGAGGCGGCCTCCACCGCCGCGGCGCGCTGGCATACGCGGGCATCGCTAGGGGCCTCCAAAACGTCCATTTGACCGGTCGTAAGCGTGCCGGTCTTGTCTAGGGCCAGCGTGCGGAGGGCCGGACTCTTCTCAAACACCGATACGTCGCGGATGACGATGCCGTGCTGCATGGCCTCGCGCACGCCTGCAGCCACCGCGAGGGGCGTGGCCAATCCCAGCGCGCAGGGGCACGACACGATGAGCACAGCCAAGCCGGTCAGGAGGGCCGCCGACCACGACGCGCCGGCCCAGAGCTGGAGTCCGAAGGCCACCGCGGCGATACCAATGACCAGCGGCACAAACACCGCGGCGATGCGGTCGGCCAGGCGCTGGGCCCCCGGGCGGCTCGACTGGATGCTCCACATGAGCGACACGAGGCGGTCGAGCGTACTCGCGGCGCCCGCGTCTACACGCACCGTGAGCGCATGGTCGGTGACCACCGCGCCGCCCAGCACCGCGTCGCCCACCGTGCGCTGCACCGGCACCGACTCGCCCGTAAGCAGCGACTCATCAACCGCGGCGCGCCCGTCCACCACCGTACCGTCGATCGGGATGCGCTCGCCGGCCCGCACCAGCACCCGGTCGCCCGGCTGCAACGCCTCAACCGGCACCGTCTCCACTCCTGTGGCGGCATGGCGCCGGGCCGTATCCACCTGTTCGCGCGTCAGATCCGCCAGCAGCCCTGCGGCCCGCGATTTGATGCGCCGCTCGTAGTAGCCGCCCAGCGACACCGCCAGGATGATGACGACCGTCACGTCGAAGTATACGTCGGTTTGGCCCGCGAGCACCGCGCCGGCGCTGTACAGGTAGGCGCTAACGGCCGCCAGCGCCACCAGCAGGTCCATGTTGGGCCGCAGCACGCGCACGCTCACCGCGGCGCCGCGCAGGATGGGCCAGCCCGTGATGAAGAGCACAAAGCTGGTGAACGCCCATAGATTGGTGAGGACGTACGTGAGGCCCTCGTCCTGTAGCGAGATGAGGCCGTCGCCGGTGAGGTACGCCGGATACAGCAGCACGATATACGCCGCCATCACCATCATGCCGAAGAATCCGCCAAAGATGAGCCGCACCACCGTGTCGCCTTCGCTATCGTCGGCCGCGTCAGGGGAGAGGGCGGCGGTGTATCCGGCGCGGCTCAGCCGGTGCGTGAGGTCTTCGGGCGTTAGCGCGTCGGGGTCGTAGCTGATTTTGGCCATGTCGGCCGCGTAGCTCGCCTCGGCCGCGTAGATGCCGGGCGTAGTGTGAGCCAGCGTCTCGATGAAATCCTCGCAGCTGCTGCAGTGCATGCCCTGCAGATGCACGAAGGTCGTTGCGGCGGTATCGGGCAGCGCCTGTGGGGTAGCGGGCGCATCGAGGTCCGCTTGCAGCTGATGCGCAAGCAAGCAGCCCTGACAGCAGAACGCGCCGTCGACGGCATCGTCGGTGACGGGCGGCGTGGGCGTCGGGAGGTCGCAGTACGTACAACGGGGCATAGGCGCACACGGGAAAGACAGCAGGCCGTGGTAAAGCATCGCCACGCCGCAGCAAAAGATCCGCCGGCCGCGCCCGCGCCTGCGTGTGGAGCATTCCCCGACACGCGTGGGCCGCCCGGCATGCGTACGGCGCGTTTATGCGCCCGCTAGCGCCTCCAGGTCGTCGGCCGTGCCGGCCGCCACGCGCTCCACATCGCGGCCCAGGGTGCGCTTCACGAGGCCTCGCAGCACGTTCCCCGCACCCACTTCCACAAAGCGAGAGGCGCCGTCGGCGTGCATCCGTTCGAGCGTTTGGGCCCAGCGCACCGGCGAGAGGAGCTGGTCGATGAGGGCCTCGCGGATGGCCTCGGGGTCGGTGGTGGGCGCGCCGGTTACGTTCAGGTACACCGGACAGCGCGGTTCGTTGAGGGCCACGGCGTCCAGCGTTTCGGCCAGGCCCTCGCGGGCGTAGGCCATGAGTGGCGAGTGGAAGGCGCCGCTTACGGGCAACGGAATGACGCGCCCGGCAATTTCGTTGCTCGCGCGATCTACGGCTTTTACGTCGCCAGAGATGACCACCTGCCCCGGTGCGTTGTAGTTGGCCGGTTGCACCACGCCGTCGCCGTCCGACGAGACGTCGGTGCACACGGCTTCGATGGCGTCGTTGTCGGCCCCAAGCACAGCGGCCATCGCGCCGGGACGCCGCGTGCCGGCTTCGGCCATCAGCTCGCCGCGGCGGCGCACCACCCGCAGCCCGTCTTCAAACGAGAGGGCTCCGGCGGCGGCCAGCGCGCTGTATTCGCCCAGGCTGTGCCCGGCCACCATATCGGGCGTATGCCCGTGCGCGTCGAGCACGGCCATGGCCGCAAGGCTGTGCGTGTAGAGCGCCGGTTGGGTCACCTCCGTTTGCTTGAGGGCCTCCTCGGCGGCCGCGCCCGAGTGCTGCGTGCCAAACATCAGCGCTAGCAGGTCGACCGTGTCCTCCATCATAGCGGCTGCCTGCTCAAATCGCTCGCGGGCTTCGGGGAAGCGCTCAAAGAGCGTATAGCCCATGCCTACGGTTTGCGATCCTTGCCCCGGAAAGAGAAAAGCCGTGCTCATGGTTGTGTATGCCGTTGATGCGTGGTAAAAGGGAACGGTCGGTGCGAGGGGCTACGCGGCATCGGCGCCGTCATAGGCCCAGGTAAGCAGCGAAGCGCCCCACGTAAATCCGCCGCCAAAGCTCGTCAGTACCAGCTGGTCGCCCGTGCGCAGCTTCGCCTCCCAGTCGTGCAGGCACAGGGGGATTGTGGCCGCGGTGGTGTTGCCGTACCGGTCAATGTTGACCATCACCTGGTCGTCGGGCAGGCCCATGCGCTTGGCCGTCGCGTCGATGATGCGCTTGTTGGCCTGATGCGGCACCAGGTAGCGCACGTCGTCGGCCGACAGGTTGTTGCGCGCCATAATCTCGCTGCACGCATCGGCCATGCGCGTTACGGCGTACTTAAACACCGGGCGGCCCTCCTGCTGGATGTAGTGCATCTTGGCATCTACGGTGCGGTGCGAGGGCGGGTTGAGGCTGCCGCCGCCCGGCTGGCACAGCAGGTCGCCGTGCGCGCCATCAGCGTAGTGAACGACATCGGAAAGGCCGTGCGTGTCGTGCGGTTCGAGGAGCACCCCAGCGGCGGCATCCCCAAAGAGAATGCAGGTGGAGCGGTCGGTGTAGTCGGTGATGGCGCTCATTTTGTCGGCGCCAATGACGAGCACGCGCTCGTAGCGCCCGCTTTCAATGAGCTGTGCGCCGGTGGTAAGGCCAAACAAGAAGCCGCTGCACGCCGCCGAAAAGTCGAACGCCCAAGCGTTGGTGGCGCCAATTTCGTTTTGCACCAGGCACGCCGTGGCCGGAAACAGCATATCGGGCGTGACGGTGGCCACAATCACGACGTCGATGGTGGCGGGGTCGATGTCGCGCGTCGCGAGGATCTCGCGCGCCGCCTCCGTGGCCATGAACGCCGAAGCCTTCGAATCGTCTTTCAAAATGCGCCGCTCGCGAATACCGGTGCGCGTCCGGATCCATTCATCGTTGGTATCCACCATCTGTTCGAGGTCGGCGTTGGTTAGCCGGTGCTCCGGCAAGAAGTGCCCAACGGCGGTGACGGCAGCGCGACGATCGGACGTCCCCACAGCGGGGGAATCAGCTGAGGCCATGATGGTACGGGATCCTGGTGACGGTGGGACAGGCAATACGTAGATTAACAGCATACAAAGCAGCCTGCGCATTTACATCCGCTGGGCCGCCCCATCCGTCATTCATGCGGGTTTCACCGTCCAAGGAGCCTTGCGGCCCCCTGCGCACGGGGCGGGCGTGGTCCTGCGTAGACCGCACGGCGCGCCGATGCAGCTGTGAAGGATACAGGCATGCAATGCTTGACCTGGGCCCCAAAGGGCTTTCCTGCCGCCCTAGTTGTCGCTAAAGGTGCGAGCGTGGGCGGGCGCCTCGATGTTGAACGTGTACCACACCAGCATGGCCTTGTCGGTCGGGCCAAAGGGGCAGCCAGCGGCCGTATACGCATCCCACGCGTCGCTGTACACCTTGCGCGCATAGCGCTGCAACGCCGGCGGCAGGTCCGAGACGTCGGGGCTGAGGGGCTTGGAACCGAAGACGAGCGGTTGAAAAGAAGAGTACGAGGCCATAAGGGCAAAAGTGATCGTTTAAAATAGAAGGTATTGTAGAAGGAAAGCCGCAACGGACGCCTTCCAATGTCACATCCCTTCGTTCCCAAAACCATTCCAATGTTGTTTGCTTCGGCAGCTTCACCACATGCGTAACGTTTGTTCGGTATGGGCGGCCGGCGTGAACCTGCCCGACGGCTGCCCGTCCCACCCGCAAGCGACACTTTCCCACGCTTTCAGGGGCTTATGGCAACACTTCTTCACGGCGCGCAAACGGAAACGCTTGATGTGCTGGCGCTCGCGGCGCATCCCGATGATGTGGAATTGTGTGCGGGTGGTACAATTTGTACCCTCGTGGCGCAAGGCTACGCGGTGGGCATCGTCGATTTCACCCGGGGCGAGCTGGGGTCGCGCGGAACGCCCGAAGGCCGAATGGAAGAAGCAACCCGGGCGGCCGAGATCATGGGGCTTGCCGTGCGCGAAAACCTGGGCCTGCCCGATGGCGACATCGCCAACACCAAAGCAAATCAGCGGGCGGTCATTGCGGCGGTGCGGCGGTATCAGCCGCGCATTGTGCTGATAAACAGCGCCACGTGCCGCCACCCGGATCACTGTGCAGCGGCCCAGCTTGCTACCGACGCCCTCTATTACAGCGGGCTGCGGAAGGTAGACACCACCGATCGCGACGGAACGCCCCAAGCGCCGCATCGGCCCGCGCACGTGCTGCACTACATGCAGGCCATTCCGTTTGAGCCGACGCTTGTGGTGGATGTGAGCGCCGTGTGGGAGCGGCGCATCGAGGCGCTGCAGGCCTTCCGCTCGCAGTTCTTCAACGAGGACTACACGCCGGATGCCGACGAGCCGGAGACCTTCATCTCCAATCCAGACTTTTTTGAATGGATCGAGGGCCGCGCCCGCACCTACGGCTACAACATTGGCGCAACGTACGGCGAGCCGTTCTTGTACCGCCACGGCCCGCTGGGCGTAGACGACCTGGGAGCCGTGCTTGCGAAGGATCAGCCGTTTCGGTGAGCGGCGACGGTCTTAAAATCAAGAGGAAACGGCATAGATCGACCGCCCAGCACCGGCGTTCCGTGATTGGTGAAGGGACGACCGGCGAGTCATTTCTGCGGCGGCGTTGGAGCCATTCTTCAACGAACGAGGTCTGGCAAACCGTTAGGCCTCATCCTGAAGCGCGTGGCGCACAAAGCCATCGGCGCGGGCGAGCCGGGCGCGGGCCGCATCGGCATCGACGCCGGCCAGGAGCATGACGAGCGCCGTTTTGACGTGGCCGTCGCAGGCGTCGAGGGTGGCCTCGGCCGTGGCGCGGTCGGCGCCGGTCACCATTACCACCGTGCGCACCGCCCGCTGCACGAGCTTTTCGCTGGTGCGCTGCAGGTCGACCATCATGTTTTGGTACACCTTGCCGCGCCGAATCATCGCGGCCGTCGTGAGCATGTTCAGCACGAGCTTTTGGGCGGTGCCGCTCTTCATCCGCGTCGAGCCCATGATGACCTCGGGCCCCACCACCGGGCAGATGGCCACGTCCACCGTTACGTCGAGGCTCGCGCGCGGAACGGTGGTTACGAGCAGGGTGTCGGCGCCCAGCGCCCGCGCATGATCGAGCGCGCCCACCACAAAAGGCGTGCGTCCGCTGGAGGCGATGCCGCACACCACATCGGCCGCCGATATGTCGTGGTTATCGAGGGCCTGTGCGCCGCCTGCGGGTTCGTCTTCGGCGCCTTCTTGCGATTGAAAGACGGCCGACCGCCCCCCGGCAATGATGCCTTGCACAAGCGCCGGATCGGTGCCAAAGGTGGGCGGGCACTCGGAGGCATCCACCACGCCGAGGCGTCCGCTGGTGCCGGCGCCCACATAGAGCAGGCGGCCGCCCTGCGCAAACGCATCGACGATGCGGCGCACCGCGGCGGCAATGTGCGGAATCTCGCGGCGCACCGCGATGGGCACGCGGTGGTCTTCGGTGTTGATGATGTGCAAGATTTCCTCCACCGATGCGGTGTCGATGGCGGCCGAGTGCGGGTTGCGCTGTTCGGTGGCGAGCTGCTGCAGGCGGTCGAAAAGGTCGGGCGAGGCGGCCATGCGGAGGCGAGGCAGTGGTTTGGGGGAGGGCGGGCGCCGCGCATAAGGGCGACGTGCTCAAGACGTTCCGGACGGGCGCGGGCGCCGGCGGTGGGCGCGCACCTGCCACAGCCCCCATCCCACCACGCTTAGCAGGGCAAGCAGTCCGGTGAGTTGCCACAGGGAAAAGCGCGTGGGCGCCGCGCGGAGGGCGAGGGGTCGCGGGTTGCCGTACAGTACGGTGGCGCCCCAATAAAACGGGCTCGCGCGGTCGGGGTGCTTTTGCAGCAGGGCACTGCGGGCTTGTTGCAGCGCTTCGGGTTTTGAGGCGCCGTCCTGCAGCGCCTCGTAAAATCGCTGGCTCATGCGCTGCGCCGTACGATCATCGAGCGACCAGAGCGTGGCCACGGTGGCCTCCGCGCCCATGGCACGAAACGCGTACTGCAGCCCCTGCGCAGACGCGCCCACGCGCTGGGGGCCCTGGGCCGTTCCGCAGCCGCTCAGGTACACCAGCGGCTGCGTGGCCGCGCGGCGGTTCAGTTCGTGCAAAAAGAGGTAGCCGTCGCTGGAATCGCGCGCCGATGCGCTTAGCACAAACGTGTTGTAGATGGACTGTGTGGGGTGCAGCAGCGTGTGCGTGGCAATGTGCAGGATGTCGGAGCGGCCCCACTGGTTTAGTACGGTTTGCTCGGTGACGCCGGGCCCGTGCTGCACGGGGCCCGAGGAAAACAGCGTGCGGAGCATGTCAATCTCGCGTCGCACGCCCGGGAGCGCGGCCAGCCGGATGCTGCGCTCGGTTGAGTCGGCGTAGACGATGCGAAGGACCTGCGGCAGCATGCGCTGGCCGAAGGTCGAGAGTCCGAAGGCGGCGATGTCGGGGCGTGTGCTACGCGTTTGTGTGGCGGTGTCGCGCTGCACAAACGATGCCCCCACGGCCCGCGCGGTGGGGTGGCGCTCCGTTAAAAAAGTGGCCGCCGCGTAGGCAAACCGGTTGGTGGGGGGCTCGGTTACCAAGATGCCAAAGGGAATGCGCTGCAGCGGGCCATCGGGCACCACCGTCAGCGTGGTGCCGACGGGCAAGTGGCGGAGGGCGGGGGCAGCGAGCGTTTGGTACAGCGCGTGCAGCGGGCGGAGATCGAAATGAACGTCGTTGAGGCCCACAGCAGCGCTCTGCTTCTGCTCAAACAACGGCGACACGCGCCGTATCAGGCGATCGACCGACGAACGGGTGGCGGCCACCGGAAGCGCCCGGAACGTATCCGGCGTGACCACAAACACGCGCGACCACCGGCTGGTGTCGGCATCTAACACATACGAGAGCAGCGCGCCATCAGCAGGTAGCGAGGCTTGCAGCGCCTTCCGGCTCAGCGTAGCGTTTCGGTTGGGCAGTTGGAGCAGTTG comes from Salisaeta longa DSM 21114 and encodes:
- a CDS encoding heavy metal translocating P-type ATPase; amino-acid sequence: MPRCTYCDLPTPTPPVTDDAVDGAFCCQGCLLAHQLQADLDAPATPQALPDTAATTFVHLQGMHCSSCEDFIETLAHTTPGIYAAEASYAADMAKISYDPDALTPEDLTHRLSRAGYTAALSPDAADDSEGDTVVRLIFGGFFGMMVMAAYIVLLYPAYLTGDGLISLQDEGLTYVLTNLWAFTSFVLFITGWPILRGAAVSVRVLRPNMDLLVALAAVSAYLYSAGAVLAGQTDVYFDVTVVIILAVSLGGYYERRIKSRAAGLLADLTREQVDTARRHAATGVETVPVEALQPGDRVLVRAGERIPIDGTVVDGRAAVDESLLTGESVPVQRTVGDAVLGGAVVTDHALTVRVDAGAASTLDRLVSLMWSIQSSRPGAQRLADRIAAVFVPLVIGIAAVAFGLQLWAGASWSAALLTGLAVLIVSCPCALGLATPLAVAAGVREAMQHGIVIRDVSVFEKSPALRTLALDKTGTLTTGQMDVLEAPSDARVCQRAAAVEAASAHPIARALVASVGGDVAPASQVESFPRGVEGYVDGLRVRVGHPDWLAQDGWTLSDRHRARARAAQQRGQVPVAVGWDAAVRGLFVVGDALRADTPAVLKALRQMNVRTVVLTGDRMAAARPLRDRDLVDEVVADVRPETKSAVVKRLQEDGPVAMVGDGSNDAPALAAADVGIAVGPTALAADAADVVIMQGGLGRVPQVFALARATQRRIRQNLVWAFLYNAVAIPTAALGVLNPLVAALAMAASSLGVVANSARSLLPEQAAHAKHAQGNKRHTPSGTHQAAD
- the fabD gene encoding ACP S-malonyltransferase, which translates into the protein MSTAFLFPGQGSQTVGMGYTLFERFPEARERFEQAAAMMEDTVDLLALMFGTQHSGAAAEEALKQTEVTQPALYTHSLAAMAVLDAHGHTPDMVAGHSLGEYSALAAAGALSFEDGLRVVRRRGELMAEAGTRRPGAMAAVLGADNDAIEAVCTDVSSDGDGVVQPANYNAPGQVVISGDVKAVDRASNEIAGRVIPLPVSGAFHSPLMAYAREGLAETLDAVALNEPRCPVYLNVTGAPTTDPEAIREALIDQLLSPVRWAQTLERMHADGASRFVEVGAGNVLRGLVKRTLGRDVERVAAGTADDLEALAGA
- a CDS encoding beta-ketoacyl-ACP synthase III produces the protein MASADSPAVGTSDRRAAVTAVGHFLPEHRLTNADLEQMVDTNDEWIRTRTGIRERRILKDDSKASAFMATEAAREILATRDIDPATIDVVIVATVTPDMLFPATACLVQNEIGATNAWAFDFSAACSGFLFGLTTGAQLIESGRYERVLVIGADKMSAITDYTDRSTCILFGDAAAGVLLEPHDTHGLSDVVHYADGAHGDLLCQPGGGSLNPPSHRTVDAKMHYIQQEGRPVFKYAVTRMADACSEIMARNNLSADDVRYLVPHQANKRIIDATAKRMGLPDDQVMVNIDRYGNTTAATIPLCLHDWEAKLRTGDQLVLTSFGGGFTWGASLLTWAYDGADAA
- the bshB1 gene encoding bacillithiol biosynthesis deacetylase BshB1: MATLLHGAQTETLDVLALAAHPDDVELCAGGTICTLVAQGYAVGIVDFTRGELGSRGTPEGRMEEATRAAEIMGLAVRENLGLPDGDIANTKANQRAVIAAVRRYQPRIVLINSATCRHPDHCAAAQLATDALYYSGLRKVDTTDRDGTPQAPHRPAHVLHYMQAIPFEPTLVVDVSAVWERRIEALQAFRSQFFNEDYTPDADEPETFISNPDFFEWIEGRARTYGYNIGATYGEPFLYRHGPLGVDDLGAVLAKDQPFR
- the murQ gene encoding N-acetylmuramic acid 6-phosphate etherase; the protein is MAASPDLFDRLQQLATEQRNPHSAAIDTASVEEILHIINTEDHRVPIAVRREIPHIAAAVRRIVDAFAQGGRLLYVGAGTSGRLGVVDASECPPTFGTDPALVQGIIAGGRSAVFQSQEGAEDEPAGGAQALDNHDISAADVVCGIASSGRTPFVVGALDHARALGADTLLVTTVPRASLDVTVDVAICPVVGPEVIMGSTRMKSGTAQKLVLNMLTTAAMIRRGKVYQNMMVDLQRTSEKLVQRAVRTVVMVTGADRATAEATLDACDGHVKTALVMLLAGVDADAARARLARADGFVRHALQDEA